One genomic segment of Thioclava sp. GXIMD2076 includes these proteins:
- the urtA gene encoding urea ABC transporter substrate-binding protein, with amino-acid sequence MKKTNLTIAALAFGAASAQGAFAEDTVNVGVLQSLSGTMAISEVTVKNAEVMAIDEINANGGVMGHQIKAIVEDGASDPAIFAQKATKLIENDDVATVFGGWTSASRKAMLPVFERTGNLLWYPVQFEGNECSANIMYSGAQPNQQILPAYEWAKAEGDKSFFLVGSDYVFPRTANLIVKKHIEKDGLTMAGEEYVPLGGTDFSAVVAKIRAAKPDIILNTLNGDSNVSFFKQLAASGITLEDTPVMSFSIAEQEAQAMGTSLVAGSYAAWNYFETLPGDANAKFVEAYRAKYGADAAITDPMLHGYLDVYAWKAAVEKAGSFETDAVRKAAVDLDVATPMGDVAFAPNQSLTQTAYVGKLDENGKFDIVWKSEGEITPEPYDALTFPGKSCDLSATN; translated from the coding sequence ATGAAAAAAACCAATCTGACCATCGCGGCTCTGGCCTTTGGCGCCGCTTCCGCCCAAGGCGCTTTCGCCGAGGACACCGTGAATGTGGGCGTTCTGCAATCGCTCTCGGGCACGATGGCGATCTCGGAAGTCACCGTGAAAAACGCCGAAGTCATGGCGATCGACGAGATCAATGCCAATGGCGGTGTGATGGGCCACCAGATCAAGGCGATTGTCGAGGATGGCGCCTCCGATCCCGCGATCTTCGCGCAAAAAGCCACCAAACTGATCGAGAATGACGATGTCGCCACCGTCTTCGGCGGCTGGACCTCGGCCTCGCGCAAGGCGATGCTGCCGGTCTTCGAGCGCACGGGGAACCTGCTGTGGTATCCGGTCCAGTTCGAGGGTAACGAATGCTCGGCCAATATCATGTATTCGGGCGCCCAGCCCAACCAGCAGATCCTGCCCGCCTATGAATGGGCCAAGGCCGAAGGCGACAAGAGCTTCTTCCTCGTCGGTTCGGATTACGTCTTCCCGCGCACGGCCAACCTGATCGTGAAGAAACATATCGAGAAAGACGGCCTGACCATGGCGGGCGAGGAATATGTGCCCCTCGGCGGCACCGATTTCTCCGCTGTGGTCGCCAAGATCCGCGCGGCCAAGCCCGATATCATCCTCAACACGCTCAATGGCGATTCAAACGTGTCCTTCTTCAAACAGCTCGCCGCCTCGGGCATCACGCTGGAAGATACGCCGGTCATGAGCTTCTCGATCGCCGAGCAGGAAGCGCAAGCAATGGGCACCTCGCTGGTGGCAGGTTCCTATGCCGCATGGAACTATTTCGAGACCCTGCCGGGCGATGCGAACGCGAAATTCGTCGAGGCCTACCGCGCGAAATATGGCGCCGATGCCGCGATCACCGATCCGATGCTGCATGGCTATCTTGATGTCTATGCCTGGAAAGCAGCCGTAGAAAAGGCCGGCAGCTTCGAGACCGATGCCGTGCGCAAAGCCGCTGTCGACCTCGATGTGGCAACGCCTATGGGCGATGTGGCCTTCGCCCCCAACCAGTCGCTGACCCAGACCGCCTATGTCGGCAAGCTCGACGAGAACGGCAAATTCGACATCGTCTGGAAATCCGAAGGTGAAATCACCCCCGAGCCCTATGATGCTCTCACCTTCCCGGGCAAATCCTGCGACCTGAGCGCAACCAACTGA
- the urtB gene encoding urea ABC transporter permease subunit UrtB, translating to MLDTALVVGQIFNGFSVASLFVLAALGLALSFGLMRVINMAHGEMLMLGGYLAYLTYLVVPGPLAILVAMPVAFLGAALLGGIMELTVVRKLSARPLDTLLATWGVSLILQQAARSIFGPIGVGVTAPDWLNTGFMLAGVYFPSTRIFILLVAVLVLVALGLLIARTRLGLLVRAVNQDRMMASASGINVRRVDLAVFCLGTGIAGLAGVVLSLLGPVTPSVGQSYIIPAFLVVVMGGLGSMVGTTIAAIILGLVSAISQIFLDVSMSQVLMLLAVIIFLQFRPQGVVATRSRALED from the coding sequence ATGTTGGACACCGCACTTGTTGTCGGGCAGATCTTCAACGGTTTCAGTGTTGCCTCGCTCTTTGTTCTCGCCGCTCTCGGTCTCGCGCTCAGCTTCGGGCTGATGCGGGTGATCAATATGGCGCATGGCGAGATGCTGATGCTGGGCGGCTATCTGGCCTATCTCACCTATCTGGTCGTGCCGGGTCCGCTGGCGATCCTCGTCGCGATGCCGGTGGCCTTCCTCGGCGCGGCACTTCTGGGCGGCATCATGGAGCTGACCGTGGTGCGCAAACTCTCGGCGCGCCCGCTTGATACGCTTCTGGCCACATGGGGGGTCAGCCTCATCCTGCAACAGGCGGCGCGCTCGATCTTCGGCCCCATCGGAGTGGGGGTCACCGCGCCCGACTGGCTCAATACCGGCTTCATGCTGGCAGGTGTCTATTTCCCCTCGACCCGGATCTTCATCCTTCTGGTGGCGGTTCTGGTGCTGGTGGCGCTGGGACTTCTCATCGCGCGCACCCGGCTGGGTCTTCTGGTCCGCGCGGTCAATCAGGACCGCATGATGGCAAGCGCCTCGGGCATCAATGTCCGCCGCGTCGATCTGGCCGTCTTCTGCCTCGGCACGGGCATCGCGGGGCTTGCGGGCGTGGTGCTCTCGCTTCTCGGACCCGTCACCCCCTCGGTCGGCCAGAGCTATATCATCCCCGCTTTCCTCGTGGTGGTCATGGGCGGGCTTGGCTCGATGGTGGGCACAACGATTGCCGCCATTATCCTCGGCCTCGTCTCGGCGATCAGCCAGATCTTCCTCGATGTCTCGATGAGCCAAGTGCTGATGCTGCTGGCCGTGATCATCTTCCTGCAATTCCGCCCGCAAGGCGTGGTGGCCACCCGCTCGCGCGCTCTGGAGGACTGA
- the urtC gene encoding urea ABC transporter permease subunit UrtC: protein MTAIHRYGWIAVLALAVLAPSFVSSYDLNLLGRFLAMGILAIGIVLIWGEAGILTLGQGVFFGLGGYSIAMYMKLASLPAGSLPDFMEWSGVMELPWWWVPFANPAFAIAAIIVIPTAFAALFSWLVFRRRIVGVYFALITQAVALTFATLLTSQQSTTGGYNGLTGFTEIFGLQLGTPEANRILYFVTLALLVVVFAFTKWLTGSRYGTLLRATRDGENRVRFLGYNTTPYKVVAFAFAGMFASIAGALFTLHAGVVSPAFVGVVPSIEMVVWVAVGGRHSLWGAVLGALVVNLAKDVISSAMPEAWLYVLGLVFILTVMFLPNGIAGLIEELIEKSRNRRPPEAELVEDVK, encoded by the coding sequence ATGACTGCAATTCACCGCTATGGCTGGATCGCCGTGCTGGCACTGGCCGTTCTCGCTCCCTCCTTCGTGTCTTCCTACGACCTCAATCTGCTGGGCCGTTTCCTCGCCATGGGCATCCTTGCCATCGGCATCGTGCTGATCTGGGGCGAGGCCGGTATCCTCACGCTCGGACAAGGCGTATTCTTCGGACTGGGCGGCTATTCCATCGCCATGTATATGAAACTGGCCTCGCTGCCCGCGGGCAGCCTGCCCGATTTCATGGAATGGTCGGGCGTGATGGAGCTTCCCTGGTGGTGGGTGCCCTTTGCCAACCCCGCCTTTGCCATCGCCGCCATCATCGTAATCCCGACGGCTTTCGCGGCCCTCTTCTCGTGGCTCGTCTTCCGCCGCCGCATTGTGGGGGTCTATTTCGCCCTCATCACACAGGCCGTGGCGCTTACCTTTGCCACGCTGCTGACCAGCCAGCAAAGCACGACAGGCGGCTATAACGGGCTCACCGGCTTCACCGAGATCTTCGGCTTGCAACTGGGCACTCCGGAGGCCAACCGCATCCTCTATTTCGTCACACTGGCGCTTCTGGTCGTAGTCTTCGCCTTTACCAAATGGCTGACCGGCTCGCGCTACGGCACGCTTTTGCGCGCCACACGCGATGGCGAGAACCGCGTGCGCTTCTTGGGCTATAACACAACCCCCTACAAGGTCGTGGCCTTCGCATTCGCAGGCATGTTCGCATCGATTGCAGGGGCACTCTTTACGCTCCATGCCGGTGTGGTCTCGCCCGCATTCGTAGGCGTGGTGCCCTCGATCGAGATGGTGGTCTGGGTCGCGGTCGGCGGCCGCCACAGCCTCTGGGGCGCAGTCCTTGGCGCACTGGTGGTCAACCTTGCCAAGGACGTGATCTCCTCGGCCATGCCGGAAGCGTGGCTCTATGTGCTGGGCCTCGTCTTCATCCTGACGGTCATGTTCCTGCCCAATGGTATCGCCGGTCTGATCGAGGAGCTGATCGAGAAATCCCGTAACCGCCGCCCCCCCGAGGCCGAATTGGTGGAGGATGTGAAATGA